The Bacteroidota bacterium genome window below encodes:
- the folP gene encoding dihydropteroate synthase, producing the protein MIYKFGNVVYDLNSRTHIMGVLNITPDSFSDGGKYFENKVKIDKVIEDAVQMEMDGADFIDVGGESTRPGSEAITIDEELNRVIPVISRLKKKVNVPISIDTYKHLVAEEALKAGAEIVNDISGFNFDEKLPEVTAKYNASCILMHIKGTPRDMQKNPTYTNVVEEVLEYLKNAVNKAEEAGIKQIMTDVGIGFGKNLQHNLTLIRNISRFKTLGYPILLGVSRKSFMDKIYPTPMEERLEGTIAANSIGIANGANIIRVHDVLENKRASRIADKLK; encoded by the coding sequence ATGATTTATAAGTTTGGTAATGTAGTATATGATCTGAATTCAAGAACTCACATTATGGGAGTTCTGAATATTACCCCCGATTCTTTTTCAGACGGGGGAAAATATTTTGAAAACAAAGTTAAGATTGATAAAGTTATAGAAGATGCTGTTCAGATGGAAATGGATGGAGCTGATTTTATAGATGTAGGGGGTGAGTCAACGCGGCCGGGTTCAGAAGCTATTACAATTGATGAGGAGCTTAATAGAGTAATTCCGGTAATAAGCCGTTTAAAAAAGAAAGTAAATGTTCCTATCTCGATAGATACTTATAAGCATCTAGTTGCAGAAGAAGCTTTAAAAGCAGGGGCGGAAATTGTTAACGATATAAGCGGATTTAATTTTGATGAGAAGCTTCCTGAAGTTACTGCAAAGTATAATGCTTCATGTATTTTGATGCACATAAAAGGAACGCCGAGAGATATGCAAAAAAATCCTACATATACGAATGTAGTCGAAGAAGTTTTAGAGTATCTGAAAAATGCAGTTAACAAAGCAGAGGAAGCAGGGATAAAACAGATTATGACGGATGTCGGTATCGGATTCGGTAAAAACTTGCAGCACAATCTAACTTTAATAAGAAATATTTCAAGGTTTAAAACTCTTGGATACCCAATACTGCTTGGAGTATCAAGAAAAAGTTTTATGGATAAAATATATCCTACACCTATGGAAGAAAGACTTGAAGGAACTATAGCGGCAAATTCCATTGGTATTGCAAACGGCGCGAACATTATAAGAGTGCATGATGTTTTAGAAAATAAGAGAGCAAGCAGAATTGCTGACAAATTAAAATGA